One Nicotiana sylvestris chromosome 12, ASM39365v2, whole genome shotgun sequence genomic window carries:
- the LOC138883205 gene encoding uncharacterized protein, with the protein MVVDMKKLQLQVFGDSYLVVNQLLGSYEVKKPDLRPYHDYAKKLMGWLDDVTIQHMQRKENKKADALAALASSLILLDQAQVTVCQKWVVLPPNEAEENELKHLVTISEVEKEEWRQPIINYLCYGILLENLRRRTEIHRRAPRFLCYKDTVYRRSFEGVLL; encoded by the coding sequence ATGGTTGTTGATATGAAgaaattgcaattgcaagtctttggtgactcctacttagtggtcaatcagcttttaggtagttacgaggtcaagaagcctgacctacgcccatatcatgattacgctaaaAAACTAATGGGGTGGCTCGACGATGTGACTATTCAGCATAtgcaaaggaaagaaaataagaaggctgatgctTTAGCTGCCCTAGCTTCATCGTTAATCCTGCTTGATCAAGCGCAAGTTActgtctgccaaaaatgggtagtactgccgccaaatgaggctgaagaaaatgaactcaagcatcttgtcactatttctgaagttgagaaagaagaatggcggCAACCCATTATCAactacttatgctatgggatacttctAGAAAATCTGCGGAGAAGGACTGAAATCCAtcgtcgtgcacctcgcttcctttgCTACAAAGATACCGTATATAGAAGGtcattcgagggagtactcttgtGA